The nucleotide window aaaaaattaatttttatatacgtAGTCTATTTTAATATTgacctttttattatttattctttcaTCACTATTACATTTCTTAAAATAACAACTCTAATGCAATTCAATTTTTCCAATTCATTTAATTTCTAgccacattttatatatatttatatcaattTTAATCTAAATTTATTTCCAatttgatcttaaattaaaatccctaattttaatttaatttgactCCTCTCAAttgatcaacgactgagattaAATCCACCATTTATGAGCCATATAAATATAATCAACTCAAACCCAAATCCATTTTTCTCCAAAACAGCCGCACCCTTTACTCTCCCTCTCAtctccctcttcctctctctatcaACGACAACATCAAAACAGACGTCCACCAGACAGCGCCACCCTTGAAGTTCTTCAGCCGCCGCTTCCCCTCCAACAGCCTCCAAAATTGTAAGTTATCAAGAATAATCTTGAAGAAgtttaatttcaactttatttcAAGAAGAATAAACCCCTTTAAGCTTTTGGAAATCGCATCAAACATGATTTTTAACTGTTGAAAAGATTGATTTCTTGTACGCATCAAGAAAAAATCTGTTCATCGCTTAAGTAATTACATCTTTCTGCATAATGCCAAtctttttccttcaaatttcaCAAGGAAAAGAGTAGAAGATGTGTAGCGTATTGtagaactttgaatttttaaggGCTTTACTTGTACagagaaatatcatatttttattggaAGGTCATTCACTTCATTTATCTATTCATGCAGCATTTGTGGTGGTGGATATCCATGCTTTGAGTTGTCAGCTGTCAATGCAGACAAACCTCCATTGGAAATTTctcaaatcaaagaaaagctggtaagatcctaatgtatgatgctTTTACACACATTCTAATATTGTTAATCTTTAGGTATTGTAACTGTTATATCTAATGGAAAGCCAAGTTTAAGGTAGTAAAAAAATTTAGCTTGATCAGTCAAACCTCAGTTCCGATTACTGGGTGAAATGATTCTGAGCTTGATGTCATCTTAGTCTTGATAGAAgaataaggaaaaaagaaaaatatatgagagtaaGT belongs to Capsicum annuum cultivar UCD-10X-F1 unplaced genomic scaffold, UCD10Xv1.1 ctg1658, whole genome shotgun sequence and includes:
- the LOC124890358 gene encoding uncharacterized protein LOC124890358, with product IKSTIYEPYKYNQLKPKSIFLQNSRTLYSPSHLPLPLSINDNIKTDVHQTAPPLKFFSRRFPSNSLQNSFVVVDIHALSCQLSMQTNLHWKFLKSKKSCFP